A window of the Dioscorea cayenensis subsp. rotundata cultivar TDr96_F1 chromosome 14, TDr96_F1_v2_PseudoChromosome.rev07_lg8_w22 25.fasta, whole genome shotgun sequence genome harbors these coding sequences:
- the LOC120275261 gene encoding transcription termination factor MTEF1, chloroplastic-like — MEDLFLFYPSSTLRHLSKFPFLVPRTPKPSQNAPRPRPSLPTRGLSLSVPSLVSLPEKPPKFSSLSPAAEKLVFLESLGIDPFSYRPILSIPLSDLKSTVDFLLSLSFSSPEIRRIAGMCPEILASSPSDLAHAITFLLREAGVSGSDLRHVINRRPRLLVSSVAGRLRPTLYFLQMLGISHVTRHTDLLSCSVEEKLIPRLEFLERSGFSSREARAMVRRFPQLFCYSIEENLRPKLRFLLEKMERGLEEVREFPQYFSFSLEKRIRPRHIACVEKKVVLMLPALLRPKDEEFASRLEVCVSSSPPMRCSPLCQ, encoded by the coding sequence ATGGAAGACCTCTTCCTATTCTATCCCTCCTCCACCCTTCGCCACCTTTCCAAATTCCCCTTCCTCGTTCCCAGAACACCCAAACCTTCCCAAAATGCCCCTCGCCCTCGTCCTTCTCTTCCAACCCGAGGCCTCAGCCTTTCCGTCCCTTCCCTCGTCTCTCTTCCCGAAAAGCCCCCCAAATTCTCCTCTCTCTCCCCCGCCGCTGAGAAGCTCGTCTTTCTCGAATCCCTAGGCATTGACCCCTTCTCCTACCGTCCGATCCTCTCCATCCCTCTCTCCGATCTCAAATCCACCGTTGATTTCCTCCTCTCTCTAAGCTTTTCCTCGCCGGAGATCCGCCGGATCGCCGGCATGTGCCCTGAGATCCTCGCGTCTTCACCATCCGATCTCGCCCATGCCATCACCTTCCTCCTCCGCGAGGCCGGAGTTTCCGGCAGCGACCTCCGCCACGTGATCAACCGTCGGCCACGCCTTCTCGTCTCCTCTGTCGCCGGCCGGCTTCGCCCAACCCTCTACTTCCTCCAAATGCTCGGGATTTCCCACGTAACAAGACACACCGACCTCCTGTCTTGCAGTGTCGAGGAGAAGCTCATCCCTAGGCTGGAGTTCCTCGAAAGATCCGGGTTTTCATCAAGAGAAGCTCGGGCGATGGTGAGGAGATTTCCGCAGCTTTTCTGCTATAGCATTGAGGAGAACTTGAGGCCAAAGTTGAGATTTTTATTAGAGAAAATGGAGAGAGGGTTGGAGGAGGTGAGGGAGTTCCCGCAGTACTTCTCGTTTAGTTTGGAGAAGAGAATAAGGCCCCGGCACATTGCTTGTGTGGAGAAGAAGGTGGTATTGATGCTTCCGGCCTTGCTGAGACCCAAGGATGAGGAGTTTGCTTCGCGATTGGAGGTATGTGTATCTTCTTCGCCGCCCATGAGGTGTTCACCGCTTTGCCAATGA